A single Cannabis sativa cultivar Pink pepper isolate KNU-18-1 chromosome 7, ASM2916894v1, whole genome shotgun sequence DNA region contains:
- the LOC115697025 gene encoding receptor-like protein 7 has translation MRIHMFSWLFFMPFCLILLSLDQDVVSGQCLTDQQSWLLQLKNNLKFKANMSTKLVTWSQNSDCRAWKGVTFDGEGRVTGLSLSNEWISDGIHNSSLFNLQHLKSLDLSFNNFNSTIPDEIGNLSTLSYLNLSNAGFVGQIPITISHLTNLVNLDISTLSFLSVSSLKLENPDLGMLVQNLSNIEELYLDGVNISAPGSEWCKALSSSVPKLRVLSLTNCYLSGPLDEFGKLHSLSVIRLGNNNLSSMVPASFANFSNLTSLDLTSSGLYGNFPKEIFQVPTLQSIDVSYNPLLHGSLPEFHQNNSLQRLVLSSSNFSGGLPSSIGHLWNLSRLDFSNCNFSGGLPNSMGKLSQLVYLDLSFNKFTGQIPSFNMAKNLTQINLSHNMVTGKIPSNHWEGLLKLVNVDLSHNALGGTIPVALFAAPSVQKIQLSFNNFTGQVPEFPTPNLSILDTLDLSSNNLVGPLAKSIFELRKLKILSLAFNKFSGTMQFDAIQRLRNLTSLDLSYNNLLVNASSRISAFPSFPQVSTVKLASCRLTTFPDLKNQSKLLHLDLSDNKLPGEIPDWIWALGNGNLLHLNLSHNQLTSLKEPYAPSTSLSILDLHFNQLRGKIPRLPPASTYVDFSSNNFTSSIPTQIGKDLKVTIFFSVSKNKLTGTMPESICNATYLQVLDLSYNNLDREIPECLFKSQTLGVLNIRGNNFRGSIPKAFPVDCALETLDLNGNSIEGEIPSSLSYCTRLEVLDLGNNYISGDFPCMLKHISTLRVLVLRSNRFKGRIGCHDTSGNWTNLQIVDLAHNNFSGDLSRHCLKRWKGMLVDDAMLKHLQFEFLEFSSSRYYQDAVTVTFKGLELKLQKILTVFTSIDLSCNHLVGSIPVEIGELQALYVLNLSSNAFTGEIPSSIGNLNQLESLDLSSNNLNGSIPSTLANLNFLSFLNLSYNGLTGPIPSGTQIQTFSPECFAGNKALCGPPLIHVCKSHNAEDTVLSGVPRTELEWQSIYTGIGFGVGGGAVFVLLMLWNEGKTWLEDSVDKILLVILPMIGYTYKPRHEWDDEDEEDTEYWGSDSAEDSEDYEMELNEPQGPYCVFCSKLDISRKKVMHDPSCTCHSPSNSSSSSNSSSSSSGFT, from the coding sequence ATGAGAATTCATATGTTTTCATGGCTTTTCTTCATGCCCTTTTGCTTGATATTACTTAGTCTTGATCAAGATGTAGTTTCTGGTCAATGCCTTACCGATCAGCAATCTTGGTTGCTTCAACTGAAGAACAACCTTAAATTCAAAGCCAATATGTCGACAAAGTTGGTCACATGGAGTCAAAATTCAGATTGTAGAGCTTGGAAAGGTGTAACTTTTGATGGGGAGGGACGTGTCACTGGTCTTAGCTTGAGCAATGAGTGGATCTCTGATGGAATCCACAATTCAAGCCTCTTCAATCTGCAACATCTCAAGAGTCTggatttatcatttaacaattTCAACTCTACGATCCCAGATGAGATTGGTAACCTCTCAACTTTGAGTTATCTAAATTTGTCGAATGCTGGCTTTGTTGGGCAAATCCCAATTACCATATCACACTTGACAAACTTGGTCAATCTTGATATCTCGACTCTATCATTTTTAAGCGTTTCTTCTCTGAAACTTGAGAACCCAGACTTGGGGATGCTGGTTCAGAACCTTTCCAACATTGAAGAACTATACCTTGATGGTGTGAATATATCAGCACCTGGGAGTGAGTGGTGCAAGGCCTTGTCATCTTCTGTGCCTAAATTACGAGTCTTGAGTTTGACAAACTGTTATCTTTCTGGCCCTCTAGATGAATTTGGGAAGCTTCACTCTTTATCTGTGATTCGCCTTGGTAATAATAATTTGTCATCTATGGTTCCAGCATCCTTTGCAAATTTCTCAAATTTGACTTCCTTGGATCTCACCTCTAGCGGATTGTACGGAAATTTTCCTAAAGAGATATTTCAGGTGCCAACACTACAGAGTATAGATGTATCATACAATCCGTTGCTTCATGGTTCTTTGCCAGAATTTCACCAAAATAATTCTCTTCAGAGACTGGTACTCAGTTCAAGTAATTTTTCAGGAGGATTGCCATCATCGATTGGTCATCTTTGGAACTTGAGCAGGTTAGACTTTTCCAATTGCAATTTCAGTGGAGGACTTCCAAACTCAATGGGAAAATTAAGCCAACTCGTGTACTTggatttgtcatttaacaaattcACCGGTCAAATCCCATCTTTCAATATGGCTAAAAATCTGACGCAAATAAACCTATCTCATAATATGGTAACTGGAAAAATTCCATCCAATCATTGGGAAGGCCTTCTGAAGCTGGTTAATGTGGACTTGAGCCATAATGCTCTTGGCGGGACTATTCCTGTTGCGTTGTTTGCAGCTCCATCAGTGCAGAAGATTCAGCTCTCCTTCAACAATTTTACAGGTCAAGTTCCTGAGTTTCCAACTCCTAACTTGTCAATTTTGGATACTCTTGACTTGAGCAGTAATAATCTAGTAGGGCCTCTTGCTAAGTCCATCTTTGAACTCAGAAAACTTAAAATTCTATCATTGGCCTTTAACAAATTCAGCGGCACCATGCAATTTGATGCAATTCAGAGACTGAGAAATCTTACTTCACTTGACCTTTCTTACAACAACTTGTTGGTTAATGCAAGCAGTAGAATTTCTGCATTCCCTTCCTTTCCGCAAGTGAGTACAGTAAAACTTGCTTCTTGTAGACTGACCACATTTCCTGATCTGAAGAATCAATCAAAATTACTCCATTTGGACCTTTCAGACAACAAACTTCCTGGTGAGATACCTGATTGGATTTGGGCACTTGGCAATGGGAATCTTCTCCATCTGAATCTATCGCACAATCAACTGACGAGCCTGAAAGAACCCTATGCTCCTTCTACTAGTCTCTCTATTCTTGACCTACATTTTAACCAGCTTCGTGGAAAGATTCCCCGTCTACCACCAGCTTCTACCTATGTAGATTTCTCTAGCAATAACTTTACTTCCTCGATTCCCACACAGATTGGTAAGGATCTTAAAGTTACTATATTCTTTTCTGTTTCAAAGAACAAGCTTACGGGTACTATGCCAGAATCCATATGTAATGCAACCTACCTTCAAGTACTTGACTTGTCTTACAATAATTTAGACAGAGAGATACCTGAATGTCTGTTTAAGAGTCAAACTCTTGGGGTGCTGAATATACGAGGGAACAACTTCAGAGGCTCAATTCCTAAAGCCTTTCCAGTTGATTGTGCTTTAGAGACTTTGGATCTCAACGGGAATTCAATAGAAGGAGAAATTCCAAGCTCTCTATCCTATTGCACCAGATTAGAGGTCTTGGACCTTGGGAACAATTATATCAGTGGTGATTTTCCTTGCATGTTGAAGCACATATCCACATTAAGAGTACTTGTGCTACGATCCAACAGGTTTAAGGGGCGCATTGGATGCCATGATACCAGTGGAAATTGGACTAATCTTCAAATTGTCGACTTAGCTCACAACAACTTTAGTGGTGATCTATCCAGACACTGCTTAAAAAGATGGAAAGGAATGTTGGTTGATGATGCTATGCTCAAACACTTACAGTTTGAATTTCTAGAATTCAGTTCATCGCGATATTATCAAGATGCTGTTACAGTTACCTTCAAAGGTCTAGAGCTGAAGCTGCAGAAGATCCTTACTGTCTTCACTTCCATTGACCTTTCTTGCAACCATCTTGTTGGATCAATACCAGTGGAAATAGGCGAACTACAAGCACTCTATGTTCTCAACTTGTCCAGTAATGCTTTCACAGGAGAAATCCCTTCATCTATTGGGAACTTGAACCAGTTGGAATCCTTAGACCTCTCAAGCAACAACCTCAACGGATCAATCCCATCAACACTTGCAAACCTTAACTTCCTCTCATTCTTGAATCTCTCATATAATGGTCTGACCGGACCAATTCCATCTGGCACTCAAATTCAAACATTTTCACCAGAATGCTTTGCTGGAAATAAAGCTCTATGTGGACCACCTTTGATTCATGTATGCAAGTCCCACAACGCAGAAGATACTGTTCTATCAGGGGTCCCAAGAACCGAGTTAGAGTGGCAATCAATTTACACAGGAATCGGGTTTGGAGTAGGAGGAGGAGCAGTTTTTGTGCTGCTAATGCTCTGGAACGAAGGTAAAACCTGGTTGGAGGATAGCGTTGATAAGATTCTTCTAGTGATTCTTCCTATGATTGGATACACTTACAAACCTCGCCATGAATGGGATGATGAAGATGAGGAAGATACAGAATACTGGGGCTCAGATTCTGCAGAAGACAGTGAAGATTATGAAATGGAATTGAATGAGCCACAGGGTCCATACTGTGTATTCTGTTCAAAACTAGATATCAGTAGAAAGAAGGTAATGCATGACCCCAGTTGTACATGTCATTCACCATCcaattcttcttcctcctcaaaTTCTTCCTCTTCATCCTCAGGTTTCACATAA